One region of Chlorobiota bacterium genomic DNA includes:
- a CDS encoding tetratricopeptide repeat protein, with protein MPTKNTMPGTRRYHFDDAEEAEHRRQIEELLERAHAADTLPEAIPLLTEAAAIATAHADLLARALCHAAAARVLHSHGRTGDALQEAEAEIALRRQLPNPILLARAIHFLGECHADTGDFEAALRQHLTALRIFTEANDQPELAKLYNDIGVVYHKLVEYPQALKYYWLSHGIAQQIGDAEATGRALGNIGIVQARLQQFDQALETYQQALQLRASVNDDRGVAVVLGSIGNVYAMQGEANTALEFYGRSLAKRDPEKDQRGVAILQRNIAAMLRHLGRLQEAVEHCAIAIQLAESLNSRDLLSQFHEEFALIYEAMGDFQQALNHHKHYAEHYSAMLNIGTQRSVAELQAKYDVERATAEREQFRRRMLEWEHTAFRAQVNPHFLFNALNSIQYFLVSHDSESANRYLSRFARLMRLALENSRSALISLKSELECVGLYMALEQLRFGERLGYSVEVSEEIDEEEVQVPPMIVQPYLENAIWHGLLPRDSGGSILLRVAMGGEEGDSVLFVIDDNGVGRAASGKGAKERNAPEAKAHRSSGMKMIEERLELIQQATNRPCRVSIADKYDQEGNPLGTRVEIQIPSTLTLDRITNYSP; from the coding sequence GTGCCAACCAAAAACACCATGCCCGGCACACGACGGTATCACTTTGATGATGCGGAGGAAGCCGAACACCGCCGCCAGATTGAGGAGTTACTGGAGCGTGCCCACGCCGCCGACACACTCCCCGAGGCGATCCCACTCCTTACCGAAGCCGCCGCAATTGCAACCGCCCATGCCGATCTTCTGGCCCGCGCACTTTGCCACGCTGCTGCGGCTCGGGTCCTCCATTCCCACGGGCGCACCGGCGATGCCTTGCAGGAAGCGGAGGCCGAAATTGCCCTGCGCCGCCAGCTTCCGAACCCAATCTTGCTGGCGCGTGCTATCCATTTTTTGGGGGAGTGCCATGCCGACACAGGGGATTTCGAAGCCGCGCTTCGCCAGCACCTTACCGCGCTCCGCATTTTCACCGAGGCGAACGACCAACCAGAGCTTGCGAAACTCTACAACGACATCGGCGTGGTGTATCACAAGCTGGTTGAGTACCCGCAAGCCTTGAAATATTACTGGCTATCGCACGGGATTGCCCAGCAGATTGGCGATGCCGAAGCCACCGGCCGCGCGTTGGGGAACATCGGAATTGTGCAGGCGCGATTGCAGCAGTTCGACCAAGCGTTGGAAACCTACCAGCAGGCCCTGCAGCTGCGCGCCAGCGTGAACGATGACCGCGGGGTTGCCGTTGTGCTGGGAAGCATCGGCAATGTTTATGCGATGCAAGGGGAGGCCAATACCGCGCTAGAGTTCTACGGGCGTTCGCTTGCCAAGCGTGACCCTGAAAAGGATCAGCGCGGCGTTGCAATCTTGCAGCGGAACATTGCCGCAATGCTGCGGCACTTGGGGCGGCTTCAGGAAGCGGTGGAGCATTGCGCCATTGCAATCCAGCTTGCCGAATCGCTCAACTCCCGCGATCTCCTCTCCCAATTCCACGAAGAGTTTGCCCTGATCTACGAAGCCATGGGGGATTTCCAGCAGGCACTGAACCACCACAAACATTACGCCGAGCATTATTCCGCCATGCTGAACATCGGCACGCAACGCTCGGTGGCGGAGCTACAAGCGAAGTACGACGTGGAACGCGCCACTGCCGAGCGCGAGCAGTTCCGGCGGCGGATGTTGGAGTGGGAACACACGGCGTTCCGCGCACAGGTGAACCCGCACTTTCTGTTCAACGCGTTGAACTCGATCCAGTACTTTCTGGTAAGCCACGACAGCGAGAGCGCGAACCGGTACTTAAGCCGTTTTGCCCGGTTGATGCGATTGGCGTTGGAGAACAGCCGGAGCGCGTTGATTTCGTTGAAGAGTGAGTTGGAGTGTGTTGGGTTATACATGGCGTTGGAGCAATTGCGATTTGGGGAGCGGTTGGGATACTCGGTGGAGGTATCGGAGGAGATAGATGAGGAGGAGGTGCAGGTTCCTCCGATGATCGTGCAGCCATATTTGGAGAACGCGATCTGGCACGGATTGCTCCCGCGTGACTCCGGCGGAAGCATCCTGCTTCGCGTGGCAATGGGGGGGGAGGAAGGGGATAGCGTGCTGTTTGTGATTGACGATAACGGCGTTGGGCGCGCAGCTTCCGGCAAGGGGGCAAAGGAACGGAACGCGCCGGAAGCAAAGGCGCACCGCTCCAGCGGGATGAAGATGATTGAGGAGCGATTAGAGCTGATCCAACAAGCAACCAACAGGCCCTGCCGGGTCAGCATTGCCGATAAATACGACCAGGAGGGAAACCCGCTGGGAACCCGTGTGGAAATCCAAATCCCCTCCACGCTCACGTTAGACCGCATAACCAACTACTCACCGTAG
- a CDS encoding response regulator transcription factor, which yields MEPLRALIVDDETLGRETLKQFLGRYCPEEIQVVAMAASAEEARWGVSQHEPDVVFLDVEMPRENGFDFLRSIPEREFAVVFVTAYDHYALRAIRASATDYLLKPIDIDELQEAVRKLVEQQNARAARQAGYNARLRAVLENTSDNRQKLARLIVPSLHGFSVIAVDDILHCKAENNYTSIHLRTGENVLACKPLKEYDELLDGSEFFRVHKSFLVNLQHVRGFVRSDLGGGTVMLTGGISVEVSRRRKDQLIQKLQEFGLSA from the coding sequence ATGGAACCGCTTCGCGCATTGATTGTGGACGATGAAACCCTGGGCCGCGAGACCCTGAAGCAATTCCTGGGCCGGTATTGCCCAGAAGAAATCCAAGTGGTTGCGATGGCTGCCTCGGCCGAGGAGGCCCGTTGGGGGGTAAGCCAGCACGAGCCAGACGTGGTGTTTCTCGATGTGGAAATGCCCCGCGAAAATGGCTTCGATTTCCTCCGTTCCATTCCCGAGCGTGAGTTTGCCGTGGTGTTCGTCACCGCCTACGACCACTACGCGCTTCGTGCAATCCGCGCCAGCGCAACCGATTATTTGCTGAAGCCGATTGACATTGACGAGCTGCAAGAGGCCGTGCGGAAATTGGTGGAGCAGCAGAACGCCCGCGCCGCCCGCCAGGCCGGATACAACGCCCGGCTTCGCGCCGTGCTGGAGAACACCAGCGATAATCGCCAAAAACTTGCCCGCCTGATTGTCCCCTCGCTCCACGGATTTAGCGTGATTGCAGTGGACGACATCCTCCACTGCAAAGCCGAAAACAACTACACCAGCATCCACCTGCGCACCGGCGAAAACGTGCTGGCCTGCAAGCCATTGAAGGAATATGATGAGCTTCTGGATGGTTCGGAATTCTTCCGGGTTCATAAATCATTCTTGGTGAACCTTCAGCACGTGCGGGGCTTTGTGCGAAGCGACTTGGGAGGGGGAACGGTGATGCTGACCGGAGGAATCTCCGTGGAGGTTTCCCGCCGCAGGAAGGATCAGCTTATTCAGAAGCTGCAAGAGTTTGGATTGTCGGCGTAG
- a CDS encoding tetratricopeptide repeat protein has translation MEGSSTKGSSTARGDQSKPQGKPQASHPLPVFYSKQAGALARLFRQQGGLDEASLATVATIRERSRMRGDQLAVAETHRCAGLIHSRNGKLTTAVAEFQKAVELMEPLENQTPRTHAVRELGVALMNLGNYASALQQLLRALELRQQHGGEELLRIYNDLGVIHHKMHEYERALQFYRLAHAEAERGSDLQRVAGVLGNIAAIYSRLERYDEALSTHQQALTIRQELRDQLGIAQSFGNMGVLYALQGDGETALDFYMRSLELREKLGEKLGTATILRNIGSVHRGNGDYPLALEYCNRAIHIAQQAEAGDLLYQFHQEISLIYEAMEDFQQALEHHKKFVEYYSATLNSEKRRAVAELQAKYDVERATAEREQFRRRMLEWEHTAFRAQVNPHFLFNALNSIQYFLVSHDSESANRYLSRFARLMRLALENSRSALISLKSELECVGLYMALEQLRFGERLGYSVEVSEEIDEEEVQVPPMIVQPYLENAIWHGLLPRDSGGDVAIKVERRGGDAIALTITDNGIGREQAKQQKQRGDGNNERHRSSGMKMIEERLELLQQTTGQQCSVRIIDRYAPDASPAGTQVEIIIPTTLTLQEE, from the coding sequence ATGGAAGGATCATCAACCAAAGGATCATCAACCGCCAGGGGCGACCAGAGCAAGCCGCAGGGGAAGCCGCAGGCATCGCACCCGCTTCCGGTGTTTTACAGCAAGCAGGCCGGGGCATTGGCGCGGCTATTCCGGCAGCAGGGCGGTTTGGATGAAGCCAGCTTGGCAACGGTCGCCACCATTCGCGAACGCTCGCGGATGCGCGGGGACCAGCTTGCCGTTGCCGAAACGCACCGCTGCGCGGGGCTGATCCATTCGCGCAATGGCAAGCTGACCACCGCCGTTGCCGAGTTCCAAAAAGCGGTGGAGTTGATGGAGCCGCTGGAAAACCAAACCCCACGTACCCATGCCGTGCGGGAGCTTGGGGTTGCGCTGATGAACTTGGGGAACTACGCTTCGGCATTGCAGCAACTGCTGCGGGCGTTGGAGCTTCGGCAGCAGCATGGCGGCGAGGAGCTTCTAAGAATCTACAACGACCTGGGGGTAATCCACCACAAAATGCATGAGTACGAGCGGGCCTTGCAGTTCTACCGCCTTGCCCATGCCGAGGCCGAGCGGGGAAGCGACTTGCAGCGTGTTGCCGGGGTGCTGGGAAATATCGCCGCGATTTACAGCCGCCTGGAGCGGTACGACGAAGCCCTTTCCACCCACCAACAAGCCCTAACGATTCGGCAGGAGCTGCGGGACCAGTTGGGGATTGCCCAATCGTTTGGCAACATGGGGGTCCTGTATGCCTTGCAAGGGGATGGCGAAACCGCATTGGATTTCTACATGAGGTCGCTGGAGCTTCGCGAGAAATTGGGGGAGAAGCTCGGCACCGCAACGATCCTTCGGAACATCGGCTCGGTCCACCGTGGAAATGGGGATTACCCGTTGGCGTTGGAGTATTGCAACCGCGCAATTCACATTGCCCAGCAGGCCGAGGCCGGCGATTTACTCTATCAATTCCACCAAGAAATCTCCCTGATCTACGAAGCCATGGAGGATTTCCAGCAGGCACTGGAGCATCACAAAAAATTTGTGGAATACTACTCCGCAACGCTCAACAGCGAGAAACGAAGGGCCGTGGCGGAGCTACAAGCGAAGTACGACGTGGAACGCGCCACCGCCGAGCGCGAGCAGTTCCGGCGGCGGATGTTGGAATGGGAACACACAGCGTTCCGCGCACAGGTGAACCCGCACTTTCTGTTCAACGCGTTGAACTCGATCCAGTACTTTCTGGTAAGTCACGACAGCGAGAGCGCGAACCGGTACTTAAGCCGCTTTGCCCGGTTGATGCGATTGGCGTTGGAGAACAGCCGGAGCGCGTTGATTTCGTTGAAGAGTGAGTTGGAGTGCGTAGGGTTATACATGGCGTTGGAGCAGTTGCGATTTGGGGAGCGGTTGGGATATTCGGTGGAGGTATCGGAGGAGATAGATGAGGAGGAGGTGCAGGTTCCTCCGATGATCGTGCAGCCATATTTGGAGAATGCGATCTGGCACGGATTGCTCCCGCGTGACTCCGGTGGGGACGTGGCAATCAAGGTGGAGCGGCGCGGCGGCGACGCAATCGCACTGACGATTACCGACAACGGCATTGGAAGGGAGCAGGCCAAGCAGCAGAAACAGCGGGGCGACGGAAACAACGAACGCCACCGCTCCAGCGGGATGAAGATGATCGAGGAACGGCTGGAGCTTCTGCAGCAAACCACCGGCCAGCAATGCAGCGTGCGGATTATTGACCGCTACGCCCCCGATGCTTCCCCCGCCGGAACCCAAGTGGAGATCATCATCCCAACAACGCTGACGCTGCAGGAAGAGTAG